One region of Burkholderia pyrrocinia genomic DNA includes:
- a CDS encoding flavodoxin family protein, producing MKTLLIVYHTMTGGTQQMAEAAADAAREQPGVDVRLQRADATSADDVLAADAYLFATPENLASMSGLMKDFFDRCYYAALDRVNGRPYAAMICAGSDGQNALRQIDRIATGWRLKNVAPGLIVCTHAQTPERILAPKTIDADDRARCAELGAGLAAGLALGVF from the coding sequence ATGAAGACGCTGTTGATCGTCTATCACACGATGACCGGAGGCACGCAACAGATGGCCGAAGCGGCGGCCGACGCGGCGCGGGAGCAACCCGGTGTCGACGTCAGGCTGCAGCGCGCGGACGCGACGAGCGCAGACGACGTGCTGGCCGCCGACGCATACCTGTTTGCGACGCCCGAGAATCTTGCGTCGATGTCCGGGCTGATGAAGGACTTTTTCGATCGCTGCTACTACGCGGCGCTCGATCGCGTGAACGGCCGTCCATACGCGGCAATGATTTGCGCGGGAAGCGACGGACAGAACGCGCTGCGCCAGATCGACCGGATCGCGACCGGATGGCGATTGAAGAACGTGGCGCCCGGCCTGATCGTCTGTACTCACGCGCAGACGCCTGAGCGCATCCTCGCGCCGAAGACGATCGACGCCGATGACCGTGCGCGCTGCGCCGAACTCGGCGCGGGTCTTGCCGCGGGGCTCGCGCTGGGCGTCTTCTGA